The Mangrovivirga cuniculi genomic sequence AATGGCTACGTACATCACGGAATGAAAGCCGGATAAAAATGAATCGTAAGACATAGTTAAATATTTAATTTTCCAAAATATAAGGTGAATTGACCGTATTGTCAATATAAAATTCCATTCATGATATTTTTATATATTTTCAAGTGAAAATATGTATTAAATAATAATAATTTGAATTATATTAATATAAAAATAAATTCAAATCTAAAATAATAATGGCTACTAAAATCACCGAAATCGAAGGGATTGGTCCATCCTATGCAGAAAAACTGCAAAAAGCTGATATTACAACAGTAGAAGGACTATTAGAAAAATGTGCATCAAGATCAGGACGAAAGAATGTTGCCGAAGCAACAGGGATTGATGCATCACATTTATTAAAGTGGGCAAATTTGGCTGACTTATTTCGAATTAAAGGCGTTGCAAGTGAAATAAGTGAATTACTGGAAGCTGCAGGCGTTGATACTGTCAAAGAATTGAGAAACAGAAACCCGGAGAACTTGCATAATGCTATTGTTGAAGAAAGTAAAAAGAAAAACCATGTCAGACAAATTCCATCTTTAAGCCAGGTTGAAAAATTCGTAAGCCAGGCTAAAGAACTCGATCCTGTAATAACATATTAACATAAATAATTATAAAAAGTGCACCGGAGAATATATTTCTTCCGGTGTATTTTTATATTGTAATATGAAAGAAAAGTTTATAAGTGATATACAATCGGGATATTATTTTAAGGGTAAGGATTTTATCATCGGTGCTGGTGTTTACGATAATGAGATAATATCTGATGCTAAGATAAAAATACCGCTTTCTACAATTAACAGGCATGGTTTGATTTCAGGAGCTACAGGAACTGGAAAAACCAAGTCATTACAAGTCTTTGCAGAATGTCTGAGTGATAATGGGGTTCCGGTCCTGATGATGGATATTAAAGGAGATCTTAGTGGAATAGCCAAGCCCGGAGAGGTTAATAATCATATAACCACCAGGCATGAGGCGATTGATTTAGAATTTAAACCCTCAGGTTTTCCTGTGGAATTATTATCACTTACTGGAAAAGAAGGGGTGAAGTTACGGGCTACTGTTTCAGAGTTTGGTCCTATAGTATTATCTAAAATGCTAAATCTTAATGATACACAATCCAGTATCTTGTCAGTAATTTTTCAATATGCAGATAAAAATGGTCTTCCTTTACTTGATTTAAAAGATCTCAAAAGGTTATTAAGGTTTATTACTGAGGAAGGGAAGGAAGAGATCCAAAAGGAGTATGGCAGGCTTAGTTCAGCTTCTATTGGAACGATTATGAGAAAAGTTATCGGGCTTGAACAAGAAGGTGCGGAACAATTTTTTGGAGAGCCTTCATTTGATATTAAAGACCTTCTTCATAAAAATGATGAAGGCAAAGGACAAATCAGTGTTTTAAGGGTAAATGATATTCAGGATAAGCCAAAATTGTATTCTTCTTTCATGCTTTCGTTATTAGCAGAAATTTTTAGCACATTTCCGGAAAAAGGAGATAGCGATAAGCCCAGGCTTGTCATGTTTATAGATGAAGCACATCTATTATTTAAGGAAGCCGGGGACGAATTACTCGAACAGATTGACACAGTTATAAAGCTTATAAGATCGAAAGGTGTTGGAATTTATTTCTGTACCCAAAGTCCTACGGATATTCCCGAATCAGTTTTAAGTCAATTGGGTTTAAGAATCCAGCACGCCCTTCGTGCAGTTACAGCAAAAGACAGAAAGGCTATTCGATCAGCTGCAGAAAATTTCCCATTAACTGAGTACTATGAAACTGATAAAATACTCACTTCATTAGGGGTGGGACAGGCTTTGATTACAGTGCTAAATGAAAAAGGAATTCCTACTCCATTGGTGGTTACTCATTTACGAGCTCCTGCTTCCAGAATGAATGTTTTAAAACAAAATGAAATTGAAGATTTACTGAATAAATCTGATTTGGTCGATAAGTATAATGAAACAGTAGACAGAGAAAGTGCTTATGAATTACTCGAGAAAAAGCTCTTTACCGAAGAAAAACAAATAGAAGAATCTAAAGGAATCAATAAGCCACAAAAGCCATTGACAGATGAATCTGTATGGGAGGAACTCTCAAAAAATACAATGGTCAGGCAAATGGGCAGAACATTAATCAGAGAACTTTCAAGAGGGTTATTAGGAGCGGTGTCAGGAAAAAAGACCTCGTCAGGAAGGAAAGGGAATTCAATATTTGATCTTTTTTAGAGATCCTGCTTTTCAATTAGAGCATTTACTGCTTCTTCTTCGCTACTGAAGACTTCCCATTTCATTATGTGAACTATTCCTATTTCATTGATACCCCTGGATTCAGCAGGCTTATCAGTATATGAAGCAATACTAATTTTATTAGGTTGTAATTCTGTCCCGGCTATATAAACGGCCTGGCCTTCTTCTGGCAAATTGTTTTCTTTAAATTTCATTGACTCTTTTTAGTATATACTTTTAGAACAGGTTAGGAAACCCTTTAAATTAAAAAAAAAAGTGGCTGGAAATGGCTTAATTACATTTGATTTTTAATTAAAAGTAATATGAAAATTGACTTTTTGGAGCATACTCTTCAATTTAAATTTGATGCAGGTACATCAAGAGGTGTAATGAGGGAGCATAATGTAGTGTATGTGATTTTAAATGATTCGGAATCCGGAATAAGGGGTATTGGAGAATGTGCACCATTACCAGGTTTAAGTATTGATAACAAGACTCAGGTTATTGATTTTCTCCAAGGCTTAAAGAAGTCAGAGGAGTATCTTAATATTCCATTGACTGCCGAGGAGGTTTTTGAAATAGCAGAAGAATTAGTGCCGGAATATCTTCCTTCCGTACGGTTTGGATTAGAAACAGCATTATTGGATTTAATTTCAGGGGGAAAGAAAGAAATATTTGAAGGAGAATTCTATCAGGGACAGAAACGAATTCCTATTAATGGTTTGATTTGGATGGGGGATGAAGAGTTTATGCTCAGCCAGATTCGAAAAAAAATCGATGCAGGTTTCAATTGTCTTAAAATGAAAATCGGGGCAATAGATTTTGAAACTGAATTGAGTATTTTAAATTATATTAGAAGAAACTTCTCTGAAAAGGACCTTACCATTCGGGTAGATGCTAACGGTGCTTTTACAATTGGTGAAGCTTTGCATAAGCTTGAGAAATTATCTAAACTGAATCTTCACAGCATTGAACAACCCATTGCAGCAGGGAATATAGAAGGAATGAAAGAGCTCTGTGAAAAAACACCTCTTCCAATAGCTTTGGATGAAGAATTAATTGGTGTCAATGCGGTAAAAGGGCTGGAACTTCTATCTGAGATAAATCCTCATTATATAATACTTAAACCCACTTTGTTAGGAGGTCTTAAAGCTTCAGACATATGGATTAAAAATGCTGAGAAATTAGATATAGATTGGTGGATGACTTCAGCTTTAGAGTCAAATATAGGGCTCAATGCCATTTCACAGTTCACTGCGTTTAAAAATGTCAGTCTTCCACAAGGCTTAGGAACAGGGCAGCTTTATCATAATAACATAGCATCTCCTTTGATGATTGAAAATGGAGAGATTTATTATGATACAAAAACGAAATGGGATTTGAGTTTATTTAAGCAAACTCATTGATCAATATCTCTTTTAATTTAGGTAATCCTGTTGAAGCAGGTTCTTCGAAACACTTTACTCGTGTAGCTCTGACTCCGTCTGGTATCTTCGGGTCAACAAGATATACCGGAGTTTCATAAGAACAATATTGAAATAGTCCAGCTGCCGGATAAACCTGAAGGGATGTACCTGCAATAACAAAAATATCCGCCTCAGCAGCTGCTGCAGTAGCCGGTTGCATCATCGGAACTAATTCACCAAACCAAACTATATGTGGCCGTAATTGAGATCCTTTTTCGCAGAGGTCTCCTTTATTTATGAGTGGTTGATCAAGGTCATAGATCAGGCCTTCATCGACCGAACTTCTTGCTTTCATGATTTCACCATGAAGGTGAATGATATTAGATGAACCAGCCTTTTCATGCAGATTATCGACATTTTGAGTAACTACAGTAACATCAAAGTGATCCTCAAGGTCAACCAGTGCTTTGTGGCCTGGGTTGGGTTCTGCTTTTATTACTGCCTTTCTACGTTCGTTATAAAACTTCAGGACCAGGTCTTGATTTGCTTCCCAACCGGCAGGAGATGCTACTTCCATAACATCATGACCTTCCCATAGTCCGTTGGCATCCCGAAAAGTCGGGATGCCACTTTCGGCACTGATTCCAGCCCCAGTTAGAACTACGAGTTTTTTCATACTATTTCTTTTTTCTTCCTCTAGGTTTTTTCGGTTTGTTCTTAGCTTCTTCAGCCAGTTTCAAACATTCTTCGAGAGTCAGTTCCTCTGGTTTTTTGTCTTTAGGTATTTTGACATTTTGTCTTCCTGCCTTAATGTAAGGTCCATAACGGCCATTTAAGACTTGTACAGACTCATCTTCATCAAAAGTTTTGATGTATTTATTCGCTTCAGCTTTTCTTTTTTCTTCTATCAATTCGATCGCTCTGTCCAATTCGATCTCGTATGGATCATCATCTTTATGTAGTGAAGTGAATTTGCCTGCATGTAAAATGTAAGGACCATATCTTCCTATATTTACAGCAACTGGTTCTCCTTCGTATTCTCCTATTTCGCGAGGTAACTTGAAAAGTTCAAGTGCTTCTTCTAGTGTGATGTTTTCAATAAACTGATCTTTACGCATACTTGCGTATTTAGGCTTTTCTTCGTCATCACTTTCTCCAAGCTGGACAATAGGACCGAATTTTCCCAACCTGGCTATTACTGGTTTGCCCGTTTTAGGATCAGTTCCAAGTTCTCTTGAAGTGTTGATCTCTTGTCTAGAGATTGCTTCGGTATCCTCAACCTTTTGATGGAAGTTGCCATAGAAAGCATCGATCATCGCATCCCATTGTTTTATACCGTGGGCGATTTCGTCAAACTCTTTTTCTACAGTCGCTGTAAAAGAATAGTTAGTAACATTTGGAAAATGCTCTACGAGGAAATCATTAACTACCATTGCCGTATTTGTTGGAAATAATTTATTTTTCTCAGCTCCGGTAGTCTCAGTTTTTTCTTCTTTTTTTACCTCTCCATTTTTTAAGGTGATCAAATTGTAATTTCTTTCTTTGCCTGGTCTTGATTCTTTAACAACGTATCCTCTTTTCTGGACGGTACTAATTGTTGGAGCATAGGTAGAAGGTCTACCAATTCCCATTTCTTCCAGTTTTTTGACCAATGAAGCTTCTGAGTACCTTGCCGGAGGTCTTGAGAAAGTTTGTTTGGATACTATTTCTTTTGCATCTAATGATTGTCCTTGCGAAAGCGGAGGTAAAATTCCTTTTGCTTCTTCTTCCTCATCATCGTCTGTAGATTCCAGGTAGACCTTAAGAAATCCATCAAACTTAATTACCTCACCGGTTGCGGTGAAATGGACACTATCATTGGTACTAATATCAATAGTTGCTATCGTTCTCTCAATTTGTGCATCAGACATCTGAGAAGCAATTGCACGTTTCCAGATTAGTTCATATAATCTCTGCTCATTTCTGTCCTTGCCTGCATCCTGTTCAGAGAAGCTGGTAGGTCTGATAGCTTCGTGAGCCTCCTGGGCACCCTGGCTTTTAGATTTATATTTTCTTACCTGAGAATAATTATCTCCATATTCACTTTTAATGGCTCCGGTAGCACTTGAAACAGCCTCGTCAGAAAGATTGACCGAATCAGTTCTCATATATGAAATTTTACCGGCTTCATATAGTCTTTGCGCCAAAGTCATTGTCTGAGATACCGAAAACCCAAGCTTTCTACTTGCTTCCTGCTGAAGTGTGGATGTGGTAAACGGAGGTGCAGGGCTCTTTTTTGATGGTTTTGTTTCCAGCTTACTGATACTAAATTGAGCCTTCGTACAATCGTCTAAGAAATTAACAGCCTCGTCGTATGTACTGAATTTTTTGTTGAGTTCAGCTTTAATCTCCTTATTATTATCATCTTTGAATATGGCTGTAACACGATACGAATCTTTGGAATTAAAAGCCTCGATTTCTCTTTCTCTTTCAACCACCAATCGAACAGCTACTGATTGAACCCTTCCAGCGGAAAGACCTCTTTTAATTTTTTTCCATAGAATTGGAGAAATTTCATAACCAACAATTCTGTCAAGAATTCGTCTTGCTTGTTGAGCATTAACAAGATCATGATCTATCGCTCGAGGATGATTTATTGCATTTAATATGGCATTTTTTGTTATTTCCCTAAAGACAATTCTTTTAGTTTTATCATCTTCGAGCTTCAGAGCCTCCTTTAAGTGCCAGGATATTGCTTCCCCTTCACGGTCATCATCCGATGCCAGGTAGATTGTGTCAGCATCTTTTGATAATTTCTTCAGCTCCTTAATCACATCCTTTTTATCACCGGTGATCTCGTAAGTTGGTTTAAAACCATTTTTTATATCGATAGCCTTATCTCCCTTAGGTAAATCTCTTACATGACCATATGATGAGGTCACTTTGTAGTCTTTACCTAAAAAGCCTTCAATGGTTTTTGCTTTTGCCGGAGACTCCACTATAACTAAATTTTTTGCCATATCCTGTTTGATTTCAATATTAAAGTGCCAAATATCTATAATAAAATGCGAAAAATAAAAGTTGATTTATTGCATTCGAATTATATAATTTACTTACAATTTATATTTTTTGTTTCTTAAACACTTATATTTAGGATAAAGAGTTCTGATTAAAATTCAGATTGTACTGGGAAACAGCTAATTAATAACAAACACAATATGAAGAAATTGATCTTGATCAGGCATGGAAAGGCTCAGGAAGCCGGAAATGCGGAAAAGGATATAGACAGAACATTAACCGGAACTGGCTTTGCTGATTCCAACCGGTTAGGTAGAGCCCTGGAGAATAAAGAGCTATTTCCTGATGTGATTATTTCTTCTAATGCCGAAAGAGCAGCATTAACAAGTAATATTATTGCTGAAGCGGTTAAATATGACTCGTCTCAAATCAGGCATAATGATATGATCTACAATGCCTCAGTTAGAAATCTGCTTGATTTGGTAAATAACTTTAAAGAAGTATGGGATTGTGTTTATATCATAGGACATAATCCAAGTCTTAGCTATTTAGCTGAATATCTGTCTAATGCAGAGATCGGATCTGTGAGTCCGGCCGGAGCAGTAATCCTGAGAGCTGAGGTAGAGCACTGGAATGAAATTTCTAAGAATACGATGTATTTTGAAAATTATTATTCTCCTGAATCAATGAGTAATAGCTGATCAATTAAACAAATTGATTATTTCATCACTGTTATAATTTGCTATTCCTTCCTTCTCGTAAATAATTCTTCCTTGATCATCTACTATCACAGTATATGGTATACTGGTGTGTGATAAAACAGTCGGAATACTGGCTAATGGACTATAAATCGGAAATGTGAATTTTTTTCTTTCCTTTAACTGAATGGCCTTATTAAAATTTTGATCTGAAGAGATCATCAAAAACCTAATATTTCTATTCTCCGTTTTCTTATATAGTTTTTCAATTGATGGCATTTCAGCCAGGCAAGGTGGACACCAGCTTGCCCAAAAATTTATAAAGGTGTAATCATAGTCTGAAAAAATATGGGCTACTCTTTTTCCTGATTCATCAATCAGGTAGATGTTTTCATTTATTTCTTTTGTTGTATTATCAGAATTATCGACTGAAGCTTCATAGAAAGGTATTTTTATTAATAGGCTTTGCAGCGAACTCATTACAAATAACCTTAGAGGAGGGACTAAAAAAATCACCGCAATAAGTAGTATTAAAAAATTATTTTTTATTGCTTTAATAAGTTTTGTTATCTTGCCGTTCATATGAGAAAGCATTTTTTTATTTTCCCGGTTTTATTATTTTTTGTATTAAGTTCTTTCAACGTTACAGGACAGAAAAAAGATTACAAAGATATTTCTCCATTGGTTATTTCAAGACAATATAAGGTAGCCAAACCACTTCTGTCCGAATTATTAAAAGAACACCCTGATTTTCCTGTCGCAAATTTATATTCAGGTAAGATATATCAGGATATTTTTTCTGATTATGATTTCATTGCTGATAGTAGTGGGTTTTTTGAATATTACGACTCTGCCAAATATTATTATCAGCGATTTAAAAGAATCGGCAATGAAAAAGATATTAGGAAGAATGATGATTTTTATAAGGAGTTTTACCGAAGAGACCTCAGGACTGGTGAATATGATATAAAACTTTCAGATATTATTGTCGAGATCGATCAGTCCTTTGATAAAATGGATGCTCATAAAAAAGAGGTAAAGGACTTACTTATTTTTAAATCAGATGTTGAGGATGAATATTCTGAGCTCTTAAAGAAAGTTAAGCAGAAGATTTCGACTTTTTCAAATTACAATGAATTCGTATTACTGGAAGATTCATCAATAATACCTGATTTCCAAAGTTTATCAGATCTTTACAGGGAAAATCTTCAAAAGAGAAAATTGGCCAGTAACAAAGTTATCATCCTTGGACAAAAGCAATATGCTAATACTGCTTCTGACATAAAGACACTCAATATTGAGGAGATAAAAGAAGCTAAATTTCCTGGCTTATTTATTAATGAGAAGACTTATTACCCGGATTTGGGGTATTTCACAGAAACCTCAGTGGATGATTTGGGTAGAGTATTGAATGCGAAAAGAATATTGTATTCTGCTTTTGAGAATGAACAGTTCAACAAAAGTGATATAACTAAAGCTCAGCAAATTCTTGATAAATTTAATGATAATGGATTGATAAGTAGTCTAATTAAATTTAAGATTCATGAAAATGAAATTCTAAATACTTTTAAAGACAGAGCTTTTGATAGCTTATCATCTAAGGAAATAATACCGATTCTACAGGATTACGTAGTTGCTTTGTCTGAAAGTAAGATCCTTCTATCAGATGTGAGTTCTAAGAATACTGATTTTGAGCGCTCAATTCATTTAAACTTTATTTATATAGAGTTTTACGGTAAGGTTGAATTTAATAAATGGATTCAAAAAAATCTTTCTGTAATTGAAAGTCAAATCGATTCATTAAACTCTGAAATCGATCAGCATTATTTTCGATCGAGATATGTGGTATGTGAGTCAGACACTTTTCCTGTATTCTCTTCGAATGATATTGAAAATAAAGAGGTGATATTTAATTATACTGAAGGGGAAAGGATAATTAGCTTAGGAATCTTTTCAGAGCAGGACAGTGTGACTCTTTTGGGAATTTATTTATTGGATTCTGATAGCTTGCTGAAGAATTATACTTTAAAAAAACAGTTTTTAAATGATTCGCTAGGTACTAAATGGAATATTAATTCTTTTGACGAAAAAATCTATTATAAAGAAGGTTCTGCTTTTATTCATATTCTAAGCATAATGGATAATGCTCAAAGTTATCTGAAAGTAATTTATAATACTGATCCATTATTGAAACCAATTGATTATAAAGTGATCAGAAAAGAGGAGTTTGAGGAAATCAGAAAACAGAATGTAAAAGAAAAGTCACCTGATTATGAGGTGTTGAGATAAAAAAAGCCGCTTTAAGCGGCTTTTATTAATATTATTTAATCTTCTATTATTTTTCTCCAGTCATTGAATCTCTCCGTGATCTTTTTAGAGATCTTATCGAAGTTTTCCCAGCTATCTTCAACATGGTATATCGAAGGAAGATCTCCGGCAAGTACTGTTTGATAATCTTTTTTGTAAATACCACCACCATAATAATAGTAGGTGAACATATTTCCCTTTTTATTAAAAAGTTCAAAACCAAGATACCCATCCCATAATTCACTTAAAAGGGCAGGGGAGATCACTTTGTTATTGAACCTGATAATTTGAATTTCACTTTCATCTTCAAAATATTCCGAATAAAGTTCATTTTGAATTATCCATCCTAGATACATGCCGATGTGAACATATGCTTGTTCGATTGGTAAAGTTTCAGGGAAATTACCTAAAAAATGATTTCGTGCATTATCATAAATGGTCTTTTGCTTTGCCGACTTTTCTGAATTCATAATTTGGCTTCTAGAGAGTTTAAAAAAATAAAACGAACTCTAAGTTAATCAAAGGTTAGGTGATTAGGTTCCGTTTGTAATTTATTTCTTTAATTTAAATAAAATGAACTAACAATTTAAACTTTATCTCCAAAAAATAAATAAGCACACATGATA encodes the following:
- the topA gene encoding type I DNA topoisomerase: MAKNLVIVESPAKAKTIEGFLGKDYKVTSSYGHVRDLPKGDKAIDIKNGFKPTYEITGDKKDVIKELKKLSKDADTIYLASDDDREGEAISWHLKEALKLEDDKTKRIVFREITKNAILNAINHPRAIDHDLVNAQQARRILDRIVGYEISPILWKKIKRGLSAGRVQSVAVRLVVEREREIEAFNSKDSYRVTAIFKDDNNKEIKAELNKKFSTYDEAVNFLDDCTKAQFSISKLETKPSKKSPAPPFTTSTLQQEASRKLGFSVSQTMTLAQRLYEAGKISYMRTDSVNLSDEAVSSATGAIKSEYGDNYSQVRKYKSKSQGAQEAHEAIRPTSFSEQDAGKDRNEQRLYELIWKRAIASQMSDAQIERTIATIDISTNDSVHFTATGEVIKFDGFLKVYLESTDDDEEEEAKGILPPLSQGQSLDAKEIVSKQTFSRPPARYSEASLVKKLEEMGIGRPSTYAPTISTVQKRGYVVKESRPGKERNYNLITLKNGEVKKEEKTETTGAEKNKLFPTNTAMVVNDFLVEHFPNVTNYSFTATVEKEFDEIAHGIKQWDAMIDAFYGNFHQKVEDTEAISRQEINTSRELGTDPKTGKPVIARLGKFGPIVQLGESDDEEKPKYASMRKDQFIENITLEEALELFKLPREIGEYEGEPVAVNIGRYGPYILHAGKFTSLHKDDDPYEIELDRAIELIEEKRKAEANKYIKTFDEDESVQVLNGRYGPYIKAGRQNVKIPKDKKPEELTLEECLKLAEEAKNKPKKPRGRKKK
- a CDS encoding SixA phosphatase family protein — protein: MKKLILIRHGKAQEAGNAEKDIDRTLTGTGFADSNRLGRALENKELFPDVIISSNAERAALTSNIIAEAVKYDSSQIRHNDMIYNASVRNLLDLVNNFKEVWDCVYIIGHNPSLSYLAEYLSNAEIGSVSPAGAVILRAEVEHWNEISKNTMYFENYYSPESMSNS
- a CDS encoding DUF4332 domain-containing protein → MATKITEIEGIGPSYAEKLQKADITTVEGLLEKCASRSGRKNVAEATGIDASHLLKWANLADLFRIKGVASEISELLEAAGVDTVKELRNRNPENLHNAIVEESKKKNHVRQIPSLSQVEKFVSQAKELDPVITY
- a CDS encoding DUF7832 domain-containing protein; the protein is MNSEKSAKQKTIYDNARNHFLGNFPETLPIEQAYVHIGMYLGWIIQNELYSEYFEDESEIQIIRFNNKVISPALLSELWDGYLGFELFNKKGNMFTYYYYGGGIYKKDYQTVLAGDLPSIYHVEDSWENFDKISKKITERFNDWRKIIED
- a CDS encoding SIR2 family NAD-dependent protein deacylase, which codes for MKKLVVLTGAGISAESGIPTFRDANGLWEGHDVMEVASPAGWEANQDLVLKFYNERRKAVIKAEPNPGHKALVDLEDHFDVTVVTQNVDNLHEKAGSSNIIHLHGEIMKARSSVDEGLIYDLDQPLINKGDLCEKGSQLRPHIVWFGELVPMMQPATAAAAEADIFVIAGTSLQVYPAAGLFQYCSYETPVYLVDPKIPDGVRATRVKCFEEPASTGLPKLKEILINEFA
- a CDS encoding helicase HerA-like domain-containing protein; this translates as MKEKFISDIQSGYYFKGKDFIIGAGVYDNEIISDAKIKIPLSTINRHGLISGATGTGKTKSLQVFAECLSDNGVPVLMMDIKGDLSGIAKPGEVNNHITTRHEAIDLEFKPSGFPVELLSLTGKEGVKLRATVSEFGPIVLSKMLNLNDTQSSILSVIFQYADKNGLPLLDLKDLKRLLRFITEEGKEEIQKEYGRLSSASIGTIMRKVIGLEQEGAEQFFGEPSFDIKDLLHKNDEGKGQISVLRVNDIQDKPKLYSSFMLSLLAEIFSTFPEKGDSDKPRLVMFIDEAHLLFKEAGDELLEQIDTVIKLIRSKGVGIYFCTQSPTDIPESVLSQLGLRIQHALRAVTAKDRKAIRSAAENFPLTEYYETDKILTSLGVGQALITVLNEKGIPTPLVVTHLRAPASRMNVLKQNEIEDLLNKSDLVDKYNETVDRESAYELLEKKLFTEEKQIEESKGINKPQKPLTDESVWEELSKNTMVRQMGRTLIRELSRGLLGAVSGKKTSSGRKGNSIFDLF
- a CDS encoding TlpA family protein disulfide reductase translates to MSSLQSLLIKIPFYEASVDNSDNTTKEINENIYLIDESGKRVAHIFSDYDYTFINFWASWCPPCLAEMPSIEKLYKKTENRNIRFLMISSDQNFNKAIQLKERKKFTFPIYSPLASIPTVLSHTSIPYTVIVDDQGRIIYEKEGIANYNSDEIINLFN
- a CDS encoding o-succinylbenzoate synthase is translated as MKIDFLEHTLQFKFDAGTSRGVMREHNVVYVILNDSESGIRGIGECAPLPGLSIDNKTQVIDFLQGLKKSEEYLNIPLTAEEVFEIAEELVPEYLPSVRFGLETALLDLISGGKKEIFEGEFYQGQKRIPINGLIWMGDEEFMLSQIRKKIDAGFNCLKMKIGAIDFETELSILNYIRRNFSEKDLTIRVDANGAFTIGEALHKLEKLSKLNLHSIEQPIAAGNIEGMKELCEKTPLPIALDEELIGVNAVKGLELLSEINPHYIILKPTLLGGLKASDIWIKNAEKLDIDWWMTSALESNIGLNAISQFTAFKNVSLPQGLGTGQLYHNNIASPLMIENGEIYYDTKTKWDLSLFKQTH